The genomic segment TCCTGGAAGATCGGCACGAGCACTTCGCAGGAGAGATTTTCGAGCGCCGCCGAAACCTTGCGCCCATACTCGGCGAAATCGGCGTCCGAGCACTTGCCCTTGAGTTCAAGCCAGGAGCGGTCGAGGTCGTTCATGACCTGGGCCATGGTGCGCACGATCGTCTGGCTTTGTTGTCGCGTGAGCGTCATTTCATCTTGTCCCGGTCGCGTGGCGACCTTCATTTCATCTAGTCGCGGAGCGACCTTCCGGTGAGGGTTAGGAACACATCGTCGAGCGTGGGCCGGTTAACCTCGACCCCGATGGCTTCGATGCCGGCCTTGACCAGGTCCGAGAGGACATGGGGCAGGGCGGAAGCGCCGTCCGGTACGTGAAAGCGCACCACATTGGCTTCGACCGAAGGCGTATCGGCGCCGTTCGCCCTGGCGGCAATGGCGGCGGACTGCGCCGCGTCTTCCTCTGTACGCAGCGTCAGGGTGATGGTGTCGCCCGAAACCCGCTTCTTGAGTTCGGCCGGCGTGCCTTCGGCAACGATCTGGCCCTGGTCGATGATCAGGATGCGGTCGGAAAGGGAATCAGCCTCGTCCATGTAGTGGGTGGTGAGGAAAACCGTGGTGCCCAGATCGTCGCGCAGTTTGCGGATGTGGGTCCACAGGTTCGCCCGGCTCTGCGGATCGAGACCGGTCGAGGGTTCGTCCAGGAACACCAGCACGGGCTGGTGGATCAGCCCCATCACGATGTCGAGCCGCCGCCGCTGCCCGCCGGAGAGGGATCCGCAATTGCGCTCCCAGATGTCGGCGAGGTCAAGAGCGGCGAGAAGTTCCTGGGCGCGCTGGCGCGAGACACTGGGCTCGATCCCGTAGAGGCGGGCGTGGGACACGATCTCCTCGCCGACGCGGGCCTCCGGCGAGGTCGAGCCGGCCTGGCTCACATAGCCGATCTTGCGGCGCACGCCGACAGGATCGGTGCGCAGGTCGCTGCCGGCAACCACGGCACTGCCGCCAGTCGGCTCGAGCAGGGTGGTCAGCATCTTGAGAGTCGTGGTCTTGCCGGCGCCGTTCGGGCCGAGGAACCCGACGATCTCGCCCTTGCGCACCGTCAGGTCCACGCCGCGCACCGCTTCGACCAGGGTCTTGCGTGCCTTGTAGGTGCGCTTGAGGCCCTTGGCTTCGATTATGGTCTCACCCGCAGCCGCGACAGTCATCTGGACCTCGTGAAAATCTTATTGTATAATTATCTTATGAATAAAGATATCAAAGAGTCAAGAGATATCCCGTTGTCCGCCTATGACCGGCTGGCCGGTGCAATGCGGGCCAACCAGGCGGCGGCGGACATTTTCGACGAGGCCCTGAGCCAGTTTTTGGGAATCAACAGAACCGACGGACGTTGCGTGGACATTATCGACCGGTTCGGCCGCATCACCGCCGGCCAGCTCGCCACCGAGAGCGGGCTGACCACCGGGGCGGTGACGGTGGTCATCGATCGCCTGGAAAATGCCGGCTACGTCCAGCGCTCACGCGACGGGGACGACCGGCGCAAGGTCTGGATCGAAACCACCGACGCCACCAAGGCCATAGTCGAGCGCATTTTCGGGCACTACGAGACGCTGGGCCCGCAGATGCTGGCCAATTTCGAGCCCGACCAGGTCGCTGCGATCGTGCGGTTCCTCGAGGCGGGGGCGCTGGTGCAGCGGCACATGGCCGATATCCTCAAGCAGCACATCGATCCGCGCGGCAACGACCTCAAGCACCGCCTCATCCAGGCGCGCGCCTTCGAGCGCGCCGCGCTGAGCAGCGCGGACGAGCTCGTCGAGGCAGTGGAGGGATTGCCGGGCTTGAGTGGCGAGTGACTACTCGGCCGCTTCGGCCTGCTGCTCGTGGCCTTCAAGGTTCCCCATCGCAGCCACGATATGCGTCGCCAGGGCGTCGTAGATGCCGCCATAGGCGTGGCTGGCGCGCATGATGGCGATCTGCGCATCCTGAAGACGGGGCAGGCCCTTCTCCTCGGAGATGACACGCATGCCCGGCTGCAGGGCGCTCTCGGGGAGGAAGCCCACCGCGAGGTCGGCCAGCACGGCGCTGGCGATGGCCGTGGCATTGGAGGACGTATAGGCGACCCGGTAGTCGCGATTGGCCCGGTTGAGCACATCGGTGGCATTGCCGCGCCAGCAGCACGAGGGGCCGCCGCACGCCAGGGGCAGGGGATCGGTCGCCAGGGCGCGCCCGCCATGGGAGGCGACCCAGAACATCCGCTCGGTGCGGAAGAGTTCGCCGAATTCCTGGTGCGTGCCCTGGGTGAAGACGATCAGGTCGTAGCGCCCGCGCGTCATGCCATCGAGAAGCTCCTCGGACGGCTGGCAGCTCACTTCCACCATGATGCGCGGATGGGTGCGCTGGAACCCTGACAGGATCACCGGCAGCAGCCGAACCGCATAGTCGTCCGGGACGCCGAAGCGGATAGACCCCGCCAGGTCCTCGTCCGAGAACAGATCGACGATCTCGGCATTGAGCCGCAGCATGCGGCGGGCCCGCGAATAGAGCGCTTCGCCCTCGTTGGTGAGGACCACCGTGCGCCCATCGCGCAGGAAGAGCTCCTGCCCAAGACGCTCCTCGAGCCGCTTTATCTGCATGGAAACGGCCGATTGCGTCTTGTGCACGCGCCGGGCCGCCTCGGTGAACGAGCCGCAGTCGGCAATGGCGCAAAACGTCTGGAGCTGGTCGAGATCGAGTGGTGAAGACATCTTCGGGTCCATCACTGGAATTGATGCGTGGGATGAAATGTATTTGTTGGACGAATGGAAGTCCAGAGCGTAATCCGGTCAGCATCGGTGGCGCAGAGCCGCCGCCGCCCCCCTCCCGCTCCTCCCCCTGCGGGACCTTTGAAAGATCTGGAGAAGTCCAATGGCCTACTTGCTGTCAGGCGAGCGGTCGTCCGCGACCGCAGTTATCAAGAGCCCGCTCGTGGGCCTCGTGCGCTGGTTTGAAAAAAGCCGCAAAGCGCGCGCACAAAAACTGGCGCTCGCGAGTCTTCTCGAGCTTGAAGATTTCCGTCTGGATGACCTGGGCATCTCCCGCCAGGACATTCTGGACGCAGTTGAAAATCCCGATCGCAATGTCGGCGCGCACCTCGCCGCGCGGCGTTCCCGTCGGGCACGCTCTTGGTTTCGGTACTAACGCGCCGGAACCAATCTCCCGGGTCGATTTTGCCGTCGGCCCAGTTTCCTGACCCTGCCGGGCTCTTTTCTCCTCCCGAGACAAAGACGCCCGGCTTTTTTTCGTCCCGCGTTGACGCCTGGCCTATATATCGATAGTTCTCGATATATGGAAACGCAGAACGCCGTAGAATCGCTCTCCGCCCTGGCCCAGCCCACACGCCTGGAGGTCTTTCGCCTTCTCGCGAGCAAAGGAGAGGAGGGGATAGCCGCCGGACAATTGGCCGATGCCCTCGGCGTGCCGCAGAACACCATGTCGTCCCACCTGGCTACGCTGGCGCGGGCAGGGCTGGTGAACGGCGAACGGCAGAGCCGCTCGATCATCTACCGCGCCGACCTCGCGGCCTTCCGTGAGCTGATGCTGTTCATGCTCAGCGACTGCTGCAACGGCCACCCGGAAGTCTGCGCGCCTGTGCTCGACCAGCTCAATGCCACCTGTCGCCCCGGCAGCGACTGCTGCTGACCAAGAGGAAGGGATAATGAACCGCTTCGAACGCTACCTGACCCTGTGGGTTGCCCTTTGCATCGTGGCCGGCGTCGCGCTGGGGCACGTCTTTCCGCAAGCTTTTGCGGCGTTAGCCGGCCTGGAGGTCGCCAACGTCAACATACCGGTGGCGGTCCTGATCTGGCTCATGATCGTTCCGATGCTGATGCGCATCGATTTCTCCGCCATGCGCAGTGTCGGCGCCCATTGGCGCGGCATCGGGGTGACGCTCTTCGTGAACTGGGCGGTCAAGCCGTTCTCGATGGCGTTCCTGGGCTGGCTGTTCCTTGCT from the Youhaiella tibetensis genome contains:
- a CDS encoding LysR family transcriptional regulator is translated as MSSPLDLDQLQTFCAIADCGSFTEAARRVHKTQSAVSMQIKRLEERLGQELFLRDGRTVVLTNEGEALYSRARRMLRLNAEIVDLFSDEDLAGSIRFGVPDDYAVRLLPVILSGFQRTHPRIMVEVSCQPSEELLDGMTRGRYDLIVFTQGTHQEFGELFRTERMFWVASHGGRALATDPLPLACGGPSCCWRGNATDVLNRANRDYRVAYTSSNATAIASAVLADLAVGFLPESALQPGMRVISEEKGLPRLQDAQIAIMRASHAYGGIYDALATHIVAAMGNLEGHEQQAEAAE
- a CDS encoding DUF1127 domain-containing protein; this encodes MAYLLSGERSSATAVIKSPLVGLVRWFEKSRKARAQKLALASLLELEDFRLDDLGISRQDILDAVENPDRNVGAHLAARRSRRARSWFRY
- a CDS encoding ATP-binding cassette domain-containing protein is translated as MTVAAAGETIIEAKGLKRTYKARKTLVEAVRGVDLTVRKGEIVGFLGPNGAGKTTTLKMLTTLLEPTGGSAVVAGSDLRTDPVGVRRKIGYVSQAGSTSPEARVGEEIVSHARLYGIEPSVSRQRAQELLAALDLADIWERNCGSLSGGQRRRLDIVMGLIHQPVLVFLDEPSTGLDPQSRANLWTHIRKLRDDLGTTVFLTTHYMDEADSLSDRILIIDQGQIVAEGTPAELKKRVSGDTITLTLRTEEDAAQSAAIAARANGADTPSVEANVVRFHVPDGASALPHVLSDLVKAGIEAIGVEVNRPTLDDVFLTLTGRSLRD
- a CDS encoding MarR family winged helix-turn-helix transcriptional regulator produces the protein MSAYDRLAGAMRANQAAADIFDEALSQFLGINRTDGRCVDIIDRFGRITAGQLATESGLTTGAVTVVIDRLENAGYVQRSRDGDDRRKVWIETTDATKAIVERIFGHYETLGPQMLANFEPDQVAAIVRFLEAGALVQRHMADILKQHIDPRGNDLKHRLIQARAFERAALSSADELVEAVEGLPGLSGE
- a CDS encoding ArsR/SmtB family transcription factor — encoded protein: METQNAVESLSALAQPTRLEVFRLLASKGEEGIAAGQLADALGVPQNTMSSHLATLARAGLVNGERQSRSIIYRADLAAFRELMLFMLSDCCNGHPEVCAPVLDQLNATCRPGSDCC